A stretch of the Panicum virgatum strain AP13 chromosome 9N, P.virgatum_v5, whole genome shotgun sequence genome encodes the following:
- the LOC120691044 gene encoding uncharacterized protein At1g10890-like, translating to MPRAVSRSPPPFRRRRSPSPRYTSRRNRRDRSRSPYSSRRKTRSPPPLWDKSNSPTSRRHRSPPSPRRHRRRRSRSTTSSFVNNSCSPSHGSEQMNLSERHKMEEEEMKRRQKEAEFKLLEEELARRVEEAIRKNVEERLNSDKVKLDIKRRIEEGIRKLFDEVDAQLQREKEAALYEARQKAEQERREREELDRMLEENRRKVVEAQRKEALEQQQKEFERYLELERIQKQREEALRRKKMEEEEERANELRLLGKSRR from the exons ATGCCTCGCGCGGTGTCGCGGTCGCCTCCGCCCTTCCGACGGCGGCGCTCCCCTTCTCCGCGGTACACCAGCCGTAGGAACAGACGAGATCGCAGCCGCTCCCCCTACTCCTCCCG GCGAAAAACTCGGTCTCCTCCTCCACTATGGGATAAAAGCAACTCACCAACTTCGAGAAGGCATAGAAGTCCACCATCTCCAAGGAGACATAGAAGACGAAGAAGTCGGAGTACTACAAGTTCATTTGTAAATAACTCATGCAGTCCAAGTCACGGATCAGAGCAAATGAATTTATCTGAAAGACACAAGATGGAAGAGGAAGAAATGAAAAG GCGTCAAAAGGAAGCTGAATTCAAGTTATTGGAAGAGGAGCTGGCTAGAAGAGTCGAAGAAGCTATAAGGAAAAATGTTGAGGAACGTCTAAATTCTGACAAGGTGAAACTTGACATAAAACGCCGAATTGAGGAGGGTATTAGAAAGTTATTTGATGAGGTTGATGCTCAGCTACAAAGAGAAAAAGAAGCAGCTCTTTATGAAGCCAGGCAGAAAGCA GAgcaagaaagaagagagagggaggagctcGATCGAATGCTTGAAGAAAACAGGCGTAAAGTGGTGGAGGCTCAAAGAAAAGAAGCTCTCGAGCAGCAGCAGAAAGAGTTTGAGCGATATTTGGAGCTGGAAAGAATACAAAAGCAAAGAGAAGAAGCTTTACGCAGAAAGAAaatggaagaggaagaagagagagctAATGAGCTGAGATTACTAGGGAAAAGCCGGCGTTGA
- the LOC120687222 gene encoding UPF0301 protein MAV_0052-like — translation METSCFLTSKPSPKTPASVVVAKPKPHLLFGTRRAGSSSVTCSSFNARPSEDGAVPVIDPDWRSFRAQLYFTEQHAKSVTPSASASATAIPPQPVKIGDKWAHPLVEPEKGCLLIATEKLDSSHIFERTVILLLSAGVLGPVGVILNRPSLMSIKEAESIFADDADIAGTFSSRPLFFGGPLEEFFFLLGPRAAAGSDVVARTGLFEEVMPGLHYGTRESVGCAAELAKRGVVDVRDFRFFDGFCGWEREQLRDEVRAGLWRVAACSPAVLGLASVVKGGLWEEVQGLVKERRVW, via the exons ATGGAGACATCTTGCTTCTTGACCTCCAAACCATCGCCCAAGACGCCGGCCAGCGTCGTCGTTGCCAAACCCAAGCCTCATCTTCTCTTCGGCACCCGGCGTGCGGGCTCGTCCTCCGTCACTT GTTCCAGCTTCAACGCGCGCCCGTCGGAGGACGGCGCGGTTCCGGTGATCGACCCCGACTGGCGGTCCTTCCGCGCGCAGCTCTACTTCACCGAGCAGCACGCCAAGAGCGTGACCCCGtccgcgtccgcgtccgcgACCGCGATACCGCCGCAGCCTGTGAAGATCGGCGACAAGTGGGCGCACCCGCTGGTGGAGCCCGAGAAGGGGTGCCTACTCATCGCCACGGAGAAGCTGGACAGCTCGCACATCTTCGAGCGCACGGTgatcctcctcctctccgccgGCGTGCTCGGCCCCGTCGGCGTGATCCTGAACCGCCCGTCGCTCATGTCCATCAAGGAGGCGGAGTCCATCTTCGCGGACGACGCCGACATCGCGGGCACCTTCTCAAGCCGCCCGCTCTTCTTCGGCGGGCCGCTGGAGGAGTTCTTCTTCTTGCTGGGGCCCCGTGCGGCCGCCGGCAGCGACGTGGTGGCCCGGAcggggctgttcgaggaggtgatgCCCGGCCTGCACTACGGGACACGGGAGAGCGTCGGGTGCGCCGCGGAGCTCGCCAAGCGCGGAGTGGTGGACGTCCGGGACTTCCGCTTCTTTGACGGCTTCTGCGGGTGGGAGCGCGAGCAGCTGCGCGACGAGGTGCGCGCCGGGCTCTGGCGCGTCGCCGCGTGCAGCCCCGCCGTGCTGGGGCTCGCCAGCGTCGTCAAGGGCGGCCTCTGGGAGGAGGTGCAGGGGCTCGTCAAAGAGAGGAGGGTGTGGTGA